The Mucilaginibacter sp. PAMB04168 genome contains the following window.
AGAGGCCAGTGCACCAAAACCTAATTGTAAAGCTCCCATTAATGCCGATGCCGTACCGGCATTTTTAGCAAACGGCGCCAGCGACAAGGCCGATGCGTTAGGACTAATCAACCCAATACAACACAAAATTACGAACAGCATAACCAGCACGCCGGTTAAACCCATCCAGCCGTTTATAGCAACTATTACAAATATAATTCCCCCAATAACCTGCCCAATTAAAGCTATGGGTACAATTTGCTGGCTGGTGTAGCGCTTAAGCAGCCAGCTATTTACCTGGCTGGAACCAATAAAACCTACCGAAAGGGCTGCAAAGATCCATCCATACGTTTTTTCGCTTACCTGGTACAATTTCATGAACACCAGCGGAGAACCAGCTACATAAGTAAACAAGCCTGCAAAAGACAGCGCGCCGGTAAACACGTAAGTAAAAAACTGCGGATGCTGCATTACCTGCCAAAAGCTGGCCAGCATAGGGCCGGGTTTTAACGACAGCGTTTTATCGGGCACGTAACTATCGGGCAGAGCAAAAATTACGGTAACAAGTATAACCACGGCTATAAGCGCCAGTATAAGAAATATTTCATGCCAGCCCCATGCTGCTGTAACATAGCCGCCTACCGTGGGTGCTATCATTGGCGAAGCGCCTACTACCAGCATAAGCAGGGCAAACACCTTGGCATTTTCTTCAACCGGAAAAAGGTCGCGTACCATGGCTACCGCAGCTACGGCTGCAGCACAGCTACCAATAGCCTGTATAAAACGCAAACCAATTAATGATTCTACCGAGCCTACCATCATACAACCAAAAGAGGCCAGCAGGTAAACGGCCAAACCAACATATAACGGCTTTTTGCGGCCAAACTTGTCCAGCAAGGGGCCGTACAATAACTGACCGGCCGATATTCCTATAAAATAACTGGACAGCGAGAGTGTAACCTGCTCAATAGTGGTATGCAGATCGGTTGCAATAGCCTGAAAGCTTGGCAAATACATATCAATGGAAAACGGCCCCAGCGCCGTTAGCGACCCCAGTATTAGTATCAGGAAAAAGTGGCGTGGTTTGGTCATACCAGTGTGCTGTGTAATTGAAGGCGCAAAGATAAGTTCTTTAGGCGGGCCGCTTATTTAAGTATTATATTATGACTGTAAGCCGACCACCAAATCTTAAAATGCCTTGCACTTTGTTAACGGTTGTAAAATTTTGAACCCGTAAGAAATTTATGTCCGTTATTATAATATTCCCCATTGGTGTAACTTTTACAACGCTTTCTGAGTATAAGTGTTCCTAATTTAAACTATTGCTAAATGACCATGCGGTGCAGCAAATGCAAAAGCAATTATGATTACCGTGTACCCCGCGGCTGGCTTTTTAAAAACGTTCTCTTCTTTTTGCCTGTAAAGCGCTACTTCTGTAACCGTTGCTTTAAAAGCAGGTATACCTGGGACGCCTAACAACCAAGCATAGATTTTTCTGATCCTACACTTATACACCTTACTACATCACCTTCACCTGTAGTTCTTTAAAACGGGGTAACAGGCGTTTATATAAGTCTGTTTTAAAGCCGGCTTCACTGTAAATATCGGTTATCCATACCAGCACTTTCAGTTCCACGGCATCCAGCAGTATGGTGTTAATTAAAATTTCGGGCGGCAGGTTCTTAACAATCTTGTCAGTTTTTTCTATTTCTTCTTCAATCACCTTGCTTAAGGCTTGTAAATCCGTATCAATACTTACTTTAAATACCAATTCGGTTTTCAAAAAGTCGTTGCTCAGAGTCCAGTTAACCAGCCTACCCGAAAGCAGGTCGCCGTTAGGTATAATTACTTCTGAACCTTGCGGCGTAAGCATTTTGCTAGACCGGATGCCAATGTCCTGCACCTTACCTTTTTTATCGGCCAGTTC
Protein-coding sequences here:
- a CDS encoding multidrug effflux MFS transporter, with the translated sequence MTKPRHFFLILILGSLTALGPFSIDMYLPSFQAIATDLHTTIEQVTLSLSSYFIGISAGQLLYGPLLDKFGRKKPLYVGLAVYLLASFGCMMVGSVESLIGLRFIQAIGSCAAAVAAVAMVRDLFPVEENAKVFALLMLVVGASPMIAPTVGGYVTAAWGWHEIFLILALIAVVILVTVIFALPDSYVPDKTLSLKPGPMLASFWQVMQHPQFFTYVFTGALSFAGLFTYVAGSPLVFMKLYQVSEKTYGWIFAALSVGFIGSSQVNSWLLKRYTSQQIVPIALIGQVIGGIIFVIVAINGWMGLTGVLVMLFVILCCIGLISPNASALSLAPFAKNAGTASALMGALQLGFGALASMGVGFFHSLTAIPLAAIMAGTSLLAALIYFTGRRYIKEPVVASEGAVLVH